The following are from one region of the Maribacter aquivivus genome:
- the bshB1 gene encoding bacillithiol biosynthesis deacetylase BshB1, with translation MKLDILVFGAHPDDAELGAGGTIAKEIALGKKVGIVDLTRGELGTRGSAEIRDQESANAGKILGVAVRENLRFRDGFFINDEAHQLEIIKMIRKYKPHTVLCNAIDDRHIDHGKGSKLVSDSCFLSGLRRIETKIGEENQHEWRPKLVYHYIQWKNITPDFVVDISDYIGAKTDAILAYTSQFHDPKSNEPETPISSKTFIESVHYRAKDLGRLVGVDFAEGFTVERMVAVDSLDHLI, from the coding sequence ATGAAGTTGGATATTTTAGTATTTGGAGCGCATCCTGATGATGCAGAACTTGGAGCAGGTGGTACCATTGCCAAAGAAATAGCTTTGGGTAAAAAAGTAGGTATTGTAGACTTAACTCGTGGTGAATTAGGAACGAGAGGTTCAGCAGAAATTCGTGATCAAGAATCTGCTAACGCAGGAAAAATTTTAGGTGTAGCGGTACGTGAAAATTTAAGATTTAGAGACGGATTTTTTATAAACGATGAAGCGCATCAATTAGAAATTATAAAAATGATTCGTAAATACAAGCCGCATACGGTTTTGTGTAATGCTATTGATGATAGGCATATAGATCATGGTAAAGGAAGTAAACTTGTTAGTGATTCTTGTTTTTTAAGCGGATTAAGACGAATTGAAACTAAAATAGGAGAGGAGAACCAACACGAATGGAGACCTAAATTGGTATACCATTATATTCAGTGGAAAAATATTACTCCAGATTTTGTAGTAGATATTAGTGACTATATTGGAGCTAAAACTGATGCAATTTTAGCATATACATCTCAGTTTCATGATCCTAAGAGCAATGAACCAGAAACGCCAATTAGTAGTAAAACCTTTATTGAAAGTGTACATTACAGAGCCAAAGATTTAGGTAGATTAGTTGGCGTTGATTTTGCAGAAGGCTTTACCGTTGAAAGAATGGTGGCAGTAGATTCACTTGACCATTTAATTTAA
- a CDS encoding M28 family peptidase has product MKKTLFLLVATAMACNSSQKTVTDGATEEASSVASEISFAETITEAELKEHLYIYASDEFEGRETGQPGQKKAIAYLKAAYEKLGIPAAKKDGNYFQEVPLEISKLPIGKLSVDGTDFAVGEHVLTFSAANISTDDIVYAAYGIDDETYSNYNDLNVEGKIVLMKSGEPKNADGTYVITGTTETSNWSNMSESLTKRVQIAMDKGAIGVLYYDAGNFSRFKRRFESMKTNNSGRMEVVDNSAPEFYNLFIDQTLAKSFFPTIDTDDEPQILSKKLQLAFESSNDKISSENVAAILKGTEKPNEYLVISSHLDHIGITGDGEINNGADDDGSGTVALLEIAEAFKKAADAGNGPKRSIVFLHVTGEEKGLLGSQYYTDVDPIVPLANTVANLNIDMIGRIDPEREGDRNYIYLIGSDKLSLELHNLSEEVNKKFMNIELDYTYNDENDPNRFYYRSDHYNFAKNNIPIIFYFNGTHADYHKPSDTPDKINYDLLENRSRLVFYTAWEIANRENKLKVD; this is encoded by the coding sequence ATGAAAAAAACACTATTTCTATTGGTCGCTACGGCCATGGCATGCAATTCTTCTCAAAAAACCGTTACAGATGGCGCAACAGAAGAAGCATCATCAGTTGCATCTGAAATTTCATTTGCAGAAACAATTACTGAAGCAGAATTAAAAGAGCACTTATACATTTATGCTTCAGATGAATTCGAAGGCAGAGAAACAGGTCAACCGGGTCAAAAAAAGGCAATAGCATATTTAAAAGCAGCATATGAAAAACTAGGTATACCTGCGGCTAAAAAAGATGGTAATTATTTTCAAGAGGTTCCATTAGAAATCAGTAAACTTCCTATTGGTAAGTTAAGTGTTGATGGTACTGATTTTGCTGTTGGCGAGCATGTATTAACTTTTTCAGCTGCCAACATATCAACTGATGACATTGTTTATGCAGCTTATGGAATAGATGATGAAACATATTCTAATTACAATGACCTTAATGTAGAGGGTAAGATTGTTTTAATGAAGTCAGGTGAGCCAAAAAATGCTGATGGAACCTACGTAATCACTGGTACTACGGAAACATCTAACTGGAGCAATATGTCAGAATCTTTGACAAAAAGAGTACAGATTGCTATGGATAAAGGCGCTATTGGTGTATTGTATTATGATGCCGGTAATTTCAGTCGATTTAAGCGCAGGTTTGAATCAATGAAAACAAATAATAGCGGCAGAATGGAAGTAGTAGATAATAGCGCTCCAGAATTCTACAACTTGTTCATTGACCAAACGCTTGCAAAAAGCTTTTTTCCCACTATTGATACGGATGATGAGCCGCAAATTTTAAGTAAAAAATTACAATTGGCTTTTGAAAGTTCTAATGATAAAATTTCATCAGAAAACGTTGCAGCTATATTAAAAGGTACTGAGAAGCCTAATGAGTATTTAGTAATTTCTTCGCACTTAGACCACATTGGCATTACTGGTGATGGTGAAATAAACAATGGTGCTGATGATGATGGTTCTGGTACTGTTGCGCTTTTAGAAATTGCTGAAGCTTTTAAGAAAGCAGCAGATGCAGGTAACGGACCTAAAAGATCTATTGTTTTCTTGCACGTTACGGGTGAAGAAAAAGGATTGTTAGGATCACAATATTACACCGATGTAGACCCAATTGTTCCGCTTGCGAATACTGTTGCCAATTTAAATATTGATATGATCGGTAGAATAGACCCTGAACGTGAAGGAGACCGCAACTATATCTACTTAATAGGTTCAGATAAATTAAGTTTAGAACTTCATAATCTATCTGAAGAAGTAAATAAGAAATTCATGAATATTGAATTGGATTATACTTATAATGATGAGAACGATCCAAATCGTTTTTACTACAGAAGTGATCATTATAATTTCGCTAAAAACAATATTCCTATTATATTTTATTTTAACGGTACTCACGCAGATTATCACAAACCAAGTGATACACCAGATAAAATAAACTACGACCTTTTAGAAAACAGATCTCGATTAGTTTTTTATACGGCTTGGGAAATTGCTAATAGAGAAAATAAGTTAAAAGTAGACTAG
- a CDS encoding tetratricopeptide repeat-containing sensor histidine kinase has protein sequence MLSKSNYKHNFLLFAFACFSFYTAIAQKDSIEFYNQKISQLKNCPDFSENTPEYIDNLNQLSYYQRLIEQDSMLINSERALELSKQNDYIHGELEALANLASLYLYSGQTDKSIDFSLETIKNPDLKNYPKTEMKIYNILGQGYYLKNDYPSTYTQFLHTLAIAEKTSDQFHLFRMNMNLGTIFSRLDDYNEALKYYAIAYKYVKKLNDPTKEAMLLSNMAFLNIELENLEQAKIELDETFALFEKNKQITWLAWTYSTLGLYYLTLNDFDNALVNYQISLDMHDGFNDVKAKADIKYGLGRSYLGLNNLVKAKASINESVTLYASSDYDAGLEKAYRTLYEINKSQDNVTESLKYLELTEKLSNDIFKKNNRRNLTMLNAKLNFEKETENLKAQNEFALNQQRKYVKWSLAGLFTLMVIVFIILKANQREKILNKKLANQAEILNNNQESLTQINANQDRLFSIVGHDLRGPINSLNDILRLYLEDPEGKVYFEQFAPQLKEDLEQVQFTMDNLLHWGKTQMQGSSINVRSISVKYELDTILQLYRNEIKKKSIVINNQVAANHNVFADQQQFNIIFRNLINNAIKFTPNEGLITISTEIKDKNLVIQVTDTGVGMTEADIQKLFSNTENFSKYGTNLEKGTGLGLRLVKAMVIKNDGEIIVKSQPNQGSQFIIELPVDIA, from the coding sequence ATGCTTTCTAAATCAAATTATAAACATAATTTTTTACTATTCGCATTTGCATGTTTCAGCTTTTATACCGCTATAGCCCAAAAAGATAGTATTGAGTTTTATAATCAAAAAATTTCTCAATTAAAGAATTGTCCAGATTTTTCAGAAAACACACCCGAATATATAGACAACCTAAACCAGCTCTCTTATTACCAAAGACTAATTGAGCAAGACTCCATGTTAATAAACTCAGAACGAGCACTTGAACTGAGTAAGCAAAACGATTACATACATGGTGAGCTCGAAGCATTAGCGAACCTAGCGTCATTATATCTATATTCTGGGCAAACTGATAAGTCTATCGATTTCAGTTTAGAGACTATCAAAAATCCTGATTTAAAGAATTATCCCAAAACAGAAATGAAGATTTATAATATTCTTGGACAAGGATATTATTTAAAAAATGACTACCCTTCCACATATACTCAATTCTTACATACGCTTGCTATAGCAGAAAAAACAAGCGATCAATTTCATTTATTTCGAATGAACATGAATTTAGGCACAATTTTCAGTCGCCTAGATGATTATAATGAGGCTTTAAAATATTACGCTATAGCCTATAAATACGTTAAAAAATTAAATGACCCTACCAAAGAAGCTATGCTGCTAAGTAATATGGCATTCTTAAATATTGAGTTAGAGAATTTAGAACAAGCAAAGATTGAACTAGACGAAACATTTGCGCTGTTTGAAAAAAATAAGCAAATAACATGGTTAGCATGGACCTACTCTACATTAGGATTATATTACTTAACATTAAATGATTTTGATAATGCTTTAGTGAATTATCAGATATCTTTAGATATGCATGATGGTTTCAATGATGTCAAAGCAAAAGCGGATATAAAATATGGTCTTGGAAGATCATATTTAGGACTAAATAATTTAGTAAAAGCTAAGGCGAGTATAAATGAAAGTGTAACGTTATATGCATCTTCTGATTATGATGCTGGTCTAGAAAAAGCATATAGGACCTTATATGAAATTAACAAAAGTCAAGATAACGTAACCGAATCTTTAAAATATCTTGAATTAACCGAAAAACTTTCTAACGATATTTTCAAGAAAAATAATAGACGAAATTTAACTATGCTTAATGCAAAATTAAATTTCGAAAAAGAAACTGAAAATTTAAAAGCTCAGAATGAATTTGCGTTAAACCAACAGCGTAAGTATGTGAAATGGTCACTTGCAGGACTATTTACTTTAATGGTTATAGTATTTATAATCTTAAAAGCCAATCAACGAGAAAAGATTCTCAATAAAAAATTAGCTAATCAAGCAGAGATTTTAAATAATAACCAAGAGAGCCTTACTCAAATAAACGCTAATCAAGATCGCTTATTTTCAATAGTAGGTCATGATTTAAGAGGACCTATTAATTCATTGAACGATATTCTAAGGTTATATTTAGAAGACCCAGAAGGCAAGGTTTATTTTGAACAATTTGCTCCACAACTTAAAGAAGACCTTGAACAAGTGCAATTTACCATGGATAACCTTCTACATTGGGGAAAAACACAAATGCAAGGTAGCAGCATTAATGTTCGAAGTATTTCTGTTAAGTATGAGTTAGATACTATATTACAGCTGTATAGAAATGAAATAAAGAAAAAATCTATCGTCATTAACAACCAAGTAGCAGCTAACCACAATGTATTTGCTGATCAACAACAATTCAATATTATTTTCAGAAATTTAATAAACAACGCCATTAAATTTACTCCTAATGAAGGTCTGATTACAATATCTACTGAAATAAAAGATAAAAATCTGGTAATTCAAGTTACAGATACTGGTGTAGGTATGACAGAGGCAGATATACAAAAGCTATTTAGTAACACCGAAAATTTCTCTAAATATGGTACAAATTTAGAAAAAGGGACTGGTTTAGGTTTGCGCTTAGTAAAGGCTATGGTTATAAAAAATGATGGAGAAATAATAGTTAAAAGTCAACCAAACCAGGGTAGTCAATTTATAATTGAATTACCTGTAGATATAGCATAA
- a CDS encoding tetratricopeptide repeat-containing sensor histidine kinase: MVGFLFIVIGNLSILAQNSKRDTLIQELEDLKNSTSFSAKDTLYIQNLVNLATEYRFHNLDTLFTISKKSLDLSQKTGYINGEISSYHTLGGYYSDKGKIDQAIEYFTKAYNLAAEHDQHFLKARTLNDLAKEYGYKGEYSKSLKWYLSTIEIAEKYDYKNIKSIVNDNIAHLYLEQKDYEQAMVFLQRSKAIHEDIGNPLFLAETLSNIASTYADMNELEYAMYNVNISIATFEKERILEWLAYCYEIKGKIYLKKNKNTWALFWYKQSELLHQEIEDDRGKIDLLNGMTEAFLNLKKDSVAEVYALNAFELSKKIGLRSGIKTSAHKLSKIFKEKKDFEKSLYYHELYQVTYESLSAISNEKALNMLKTRVEYDQQKQQLILDNEKALAKQKIYIYVFIVILFIFAIITLLIHRNEQAQKKLNLELRNKKNDLEEKQAYLNELNQTKNKLFSIIGHDLRGPIGAFQGLLKLFKEGEMTKDEFLNFVPKLKVDIDTISFTLNNLLSWGQTQMNGSITRHSVTNLDCIVEENIALLSEIAEAKSITIVNRIEPNCQIWSDPNQIDIIIRNLLSNALKFTPKNGQIIIGAIQKIKTCEIYIKDNGMGMSEDIIAKLFEKDSNHTTYGTNDEKGTGLGLSLCKEMVEKNNGKIWVHSALGKGSSFYFTIPRIQKRYKESA; the protein is encoded by the coding sequence ATGGTTGGATTCTTATTTATAGTAATAGGTAATCTATCAATTTTAGCGCAGAATTCTAAAAGAGATACATTGATACAAGAACTAGAGGATTTAAAAAACTCTACTTCTTTCAGTGCTAAGGATACCTTATATATTCAAAATCTAGTTAATCTTGCTACTGAATATCGTTTTCACAATTTAGATACTTTATTTACAATCAGTAAAAAAAGTCTTGACCTCAGTCAAAAAACCGGGTACATAAATGGTGAAATTAGTTCTTACCATACTTTGGGCGGCTATTATTCAGATAAAGGAAAAATAGACCAAGCAATTGAGTATTTCACAAAGGCATATAACCTTGCAGCAGAACATGATCAACATTTTTTAAAGGCTAGAACCTTAAACGATTTAGCTAAAGAATATGGGTATAAAGGCGAATACTCAAAATCATTAAAATGGTATTTGTCTACGATAGAAATTGCAGAAAAATATGACTATAAAAATATTAAATCAATTGTAAACGACAATATTGCACATTTATATCTTGAACAAAAAGATTATGAACAGGCAATGGTGTTTTTACAAAGATCTAAAGCTATTCATGAAGACATAGGCAACCCCCTATTTTTGGCTGAAACTTTAAGCAATATCGCTTCTACATATGCAGATATGAACGAGTTAGAATATGCTATGTATAATGTCAATATAAGTATTGCCACTTTTGAAAAAGAAAGAATACTAGAATGGCTAGCGTATTGTTATGAAATAAAAGGAAAGATATATCTTAAAAAAAACAAGAATACTTGGGCTCTGTTTTGGTATAAACAAAGCGAATTGCTGCATCAAGAAATAGAAGATGATCGTGGCAAAATAGACTTATTAAATGGCATGACAGAAGCCTTTTTAAATCTTAAGAAAGATAGCGTAGCTGAAGTATATGCATTAAATGCATTTGAACTTTCAAAAAAAATAGGTCTCAGGTCTGGTATAAAAACCAGCGCACATAAACTTTCAAAAATCTTCAAGGAAAAGAAAGACTTTGAAAAATCGCTTTATTATCACGAGCTCTATCAAGTAACATATGAATCTCTTTCTGCTATTAGTAACGAAAAAGCATTGAATATGCTTAAAACAAGAGTAGAATATGACCAGCAAAAACAGCAATTAATTCTTGATAATGAAAAAGCGCTGGCCAAACAGAAAATATACATTTATGTATTTATTGTAATACTATTCATTTTTGCGATTATAACATTGTTGATTCACAGAAATGAACAAGCACAGAAAAAATTAAATCTAGAACTTAGAAATAAGAAAAATGATTTAGAAGAGAAACAAGCGTATTTAAATGAATTAAATCAGACTAAAAATAAATTGTTCTCTATCATCGGTCATGATTTAAGAGGACCAATAGGCGCATTTCAAGGGCTTTTAAAATTATTTAAAGAAGGAGAAATGACCAAAGACGAATTCTTGAACTTTGTTCCGAAATTAAAAGTAGACATTGACACTATATCGTTTACCCTCAACAACTTACTTTCATGGGGTCAAACACAAATGAATGGATCAATTACTAGGCACTCTGTAACTAATTTAGATTGTATTGTAGAGGAAAATATAGCACTCTTATCTGAAATTGCAGAAGCTAAGTCTATTACAATAGTAAATAGAATTGAACCTAATTGTCAAATTTGGTCAGATCCAAATCAAATAGATATTATCATTCGAAATCTATTAAGCAATGCTTTAAAGTTTACACCTAAAAACGGACAGATAATTATTGGTGCCATACAAAAAATTAAAACTTGCGAGATATACATAAAGGATAATGGAATGGGTATGAGTGAAGATATTATTGCTAAATTATTTGAGAAAGATTCTAACCACACTACTTATGGTACCAATGATGAAAAAGGTACCGGACTTGGGCTTTCATTATGTAAAGAAATGGTCGAGAAAAATAATGGCAAAATATGGGTACATAGCGCATTAGGTAAAGGCTCTAGCTTTTATTTTACCATACCAAGAATACAAAAACGATATAAAGAGTCTGCTTAA
- a CDS encoding Gfo/Idh/MocA family protein, with translation MKKLSRRSFSGIAAKGILGTTLLSNMPLAKAFTTKPINKKLGIALVGLGSYSEHQLAPSLLETEHCYLAGIVTGTKEKEGIWKEKYNLSKKNIYNYDNFDAIAKNDNIDIVYVALPNSMHVDFCIRAAKAGKHVICEKPMAVSVKECDAIINACKENNVKLGVGYRMQSDSYTNEVKKYVKEKTFGDVLFVSSDAGYVSSGNPDQWRLNKALSGGGALMNMGVYAIQTSIYGTGQNPISVSAQEFSTRPDYFKDTDETITAQFKFANGAVAHMMTSHNANGNRLKCHCSNGWFELDPAHSYGPISGRTSNGNTLEFPFKRQQALQMDDFAKHVLLGTKNIAPGEMGKRDIIIVEAIYKSIAEGGKEQTLSLGDLGIVS, from the coding sequence ATGAAGAAATTATCAAGACGCTCTTTTAGCGGTATAGCTGCAAAAGGAATATTAGGAACAACATTGTTATCTAACATGCCACTAGCAAAAGCATTTACTACTAAGCCTATAAATAAAAAATTAGGTATTGCTTTAGTAGGCTTAGGAAGTTATAGTGAACATCAACTTGCACCATCGTTATTAGAAACTGAACATTGTTATTTGGCTGGTATTGTTACCGGGACCAAAGAGAAAGAAGGCATTTGGAAAGAGAAATACAACCTGTCTAAAAAGAATATTTATAATTATGATAATTTTGATGCTATAGCAAAGAACGATAATATTGATATCGTTTATGTGGCATTACCAAATAGTATGCATGTAGATTTTTGTATTAGAGCTGCAAAAGCTGGTAAACATGTTATTTGCGAAAAACCAATGGCTGTTAGTGTTAAAGAATGCGATGCTATTATAAATGCTTGTAAAGAAAATAACGTAAAACTAGGTGTTGGTTACAGAATGCAGAGCGATTCTTATACCAATGAGGTAAAGAAATATGTAAAGGAGAAAACTTTTGGAGATGTGCTTTTTGTTTCTTCGGATGCCGGATATGTTTCTAGTGGTAACCCTGATCAATGGCGTTTGAATAAGGCATTGTCTGGTGGTGGTGCTTTAATGAATATGGGTGTATATGCAATACAAACTAGTATTTATGGTACGGGACAGAATCCTATCTCTGTTTCTGCACAAGAGTTTAGTACACGGCCAGATTACTTTAAGGATACTGATGAAACTATTACCGCACAATTTAAATTTGCAAATGGTGCAGTTGCACATATGATGACTTCACACAACGCAAATGGTAACCGATTAAAATGCCATTGCAGTAATGGTTGGTTTGAGTTGGATCCTGCTCATAGCTACGGACCAATAAGTGGGCGAACATCAAACGGTAATACTTTAGAATTTCCATTTAAAAGACAACAAGCTTTACAGATGGATGATTTTGCTAAGCATGTGCTATTAGGTACCAAAAACATCGCGCCTGGTGAAATGGGAAAAAGAGATATCATTATCGTTGAAGCTATTTATAAATCAATCGCAGAAGGTGGTAAAGAACAAACGCTGTCTTTAGGTGATTTAGGAATAGTATCTTAA
- a CDS encoding SGNH/GDSL hydrolase family protein, giving the protein MKKVNYLILTCMLSFLGLTTINAQDWADLKHFEKANAEVQAVSDNEERVVFMGNSITIGWLNSRPEFFAGKPYINRGISGQTTPQMLIRFRQDVINLNPKVVTILAGTNDIAGNTGPSTLEMIMDNIKGMTELAHANGIKVILSSTLPAYDYPWKPGLEPSGKIIDLNKMIKEYADTNGHIYLDYFSAMVDERNGLPKKYAEDEVHPTVAGYKVMEPLVETAIAEALNK; this is encoded by the coding sequence ATGAAAAAAGTAAACTACTTAATTTTAACCTGTATGTTATCGTTCTTAGGTTTAACCACAATTAATGCACAAGACTGGGCAGATTTAAAACATTTTGAAAAAGCAAATGCCGAAGTACAAGCAGTATCAGATAATGAAGAACGGGTTGTATTTATGGGCAACTCAATTACTATAGGTTGGCTAAATAGTCGACCAGAGTTTTTTGCAGGTAAACCATATATTAATAGAGGTATTAGTGGGCAAACTACGCCACAGATGCTCATTCGTTTTAGACAAGATGTAATTAATCTAAATCCGAAAGTAGTGACTATACTTGCAGGCACAAATGATATAGCAGGTAATACAGGTCCGTCAACCTTAGAAATGATTATGGATAATATAAAAGGTATGACAGAACTTGCCCATGCCAACGGTATTAAAGTTATTTTATCTTCTACCCTACCTGCATATGATTACCCCTGGAAACCGGGTTTAGAACCATCAGGTAAAATCATTGATTTAAATAAAATGATAAAAGAATATGCAGATACTAATGGGCATATTTATTTAGATTATTTTTCTGCAATGGTAGATGAAAGAAATGGCCTACCAAAAAAATACGCCGAAGATGAAGTACACCCAACAGTTGCAGGTTATAAAGTAATGGAACCATTAGTAGAAACAGCCATTGCAGAAGCATTAAACAAATAA
- a CDS encoding trans-sulfuration enzyme family protein, which yields MNSNKKGLNTICTHVGELEDTQHKGAISPLYMSTSYAYEDVDVKRYPRYFNTPNQEGLCKKVAALEHAESALIFGSGMAAVSTALLAFLKAGDHVLLQQTLYGGTYNLINEEFAKFGIEYSFTEGWQADAFEAQIKENTKVIYIETPSNPLLTITDLEAIAKIAKKHGLVTMIDNTFASPVNQNPIDFGIDVVIHSATKYMGGHSDICAGAVASTTEYMDRIFQLAKNFGGSLSDYTVWLLERSIKTMGIRVRAQNESALAMAHFLDGLPQIEKVYYPGLPSHPEHELAKKQMKGFGGMLSFELNGDLDASLFQKALSLIKPSMSLAGVESTVISPTKTSHALMSAEVRAEQGIADGLIRFSVGIEEIEDLKEDILQALESIK from the coding sequence ATGAATTCGAATAAAAAAGGCTTGAATACCATTTGTACACACGTAGGTGAATTAGAAGATACACAACATAAGGGGGCAATTTCTCCATTATATATGAGTACATCTTATGCTTATGAAGATGTTGATGTAAAGCGTTATCCAAGATATTTTAATACACCAAATCAAGAAGGACTTTGTAAAAAAGTTGCAGCTTTAGAACATGCGGAGTCTGCATTAATTTTTGGTAGCGGTATGGCTGCGGTCAGTACAGCCTTATTAGCATTTTTAAAAGCAGGAGATCACGTATTGCTGCAGCAAACCCTTTATGGCGGAACATATAATTTAATAAACGAGGAGTTTGCTAAATTTGGTATTGAATATTCTTTTACAGAAGGATGGCAAGCAGATGCTTTTGAAGCTCAAATAAAAGAAAATACAAAGGTTATTTACATTGAAACTCCTTCAAACCCTTTATTAACGATTACCGATTTAGAGGCTATTGCCAAAATTGCCAAAAAGCATGGGTTAGTAACCATGATTGATAATACTTTTGCAAGTCCGGTAAACCAAAACCCCATTGATTTTGGAATAGATGTGGTAATACATAGTGCTACGAAGTATATGGGCGGTCATTCAGATATCTGTGCCGGAGCAGTTGCTTCAACGACCGAGTATATGGACAGAATATTTCAATTAGCAAAAAACTTTGGCGGTAGCCTTAGTGATTACACGGTATGGTTGTTAGAGAGAAGTATTAAAACAATGGGTATTCGTGTAAGAGCACAGAATGAGAGTGCTTTAGCAATGGCTCATTTTCTTGACGGATTACCCCAGATTGAAAAAGTATATTATCCAGGCTTACCATCACATCCCGAACATGAACTTGCAAAAAAGCAAATGAAAGGATTTGGGGGAATGTTGTCGTTTGAATTGAATGGAGATTTAGACGCATCGCTATTTCAGAAAGCGCTATCCTTGATAAAGCCATCAATGAGTCTAGCAGGTGTAGAGAGTACGGTTATATCACCTACTAAAACATCTCACGCGTTAATGAGTGCAGAGGTTAGAGCAGAACAAGGCATTGCTGACGGATTAATTCGTTTTTCTGTAGGTATTGAAGAAATAGAAGATTTAAAAGAAGATATTTTACAAGCTTTAGAAAGTATAAAATAA
- a CDS encoding S10 family peptidase, with translation MKKLLQLSICLAATITVAQSRELPIDTVITTQHTATINGATFSYTAQTGTQPVWDENAKPIATLHYTYYTRNNIKDRAARPLLISFNGGPGSGSVWMHLAYTGPKILKIDDEGYPVQPYGVSSNPHSVLDVADIVYVNPVNTGYSRTIPASGKEVDREKFFGINADIKYLAEWLNTFVTRNNKWRSPKYIIGESYGGTRVMGLSLALQEQQWMYLNGVIMVSPADYKVVRNSGPVAEAINLPYYTAAAWHHKMLPPALQSKDLLEILPESEAYTIDKLMPALAKGGFLDTTEKEAIAEKMAYYSGLNKKDILDQNLVVPTSFFWKNLLKDKSGYTVGRLDSRYLGIDKQLAGMKPDYNSELTSWLHSFTPAINYYLQEELNFKTDVKYNLFGPVHPWNNENDNTRDNLRLAMAQNPYLNVMIQSGYYDGATTYFNAKYTMWQVDPSGRMKDRFSFKGYRSGHMMYLRREDLKTANDDIRDFIKRTVATDRSAKY, from the coding sequence ATGAAAAAACTTCTACAACTATCAATTTGTTTGGCAGCTACCATTACTGTTGCCCAGTCTAGAGAATTACCCATAGACACCGTAATTACCACACAACATACAGCTACCATTAACGGAGCAACTTTTTCCTACACCGCGCAAACAGGCACACAACCGGTATGGGATGAAAACGCAAAACCTATTGCCACTTTACATTACACCTATTACACTAGAAATAATATCAAAGATCGCGCTGCAAGACCATTATTAATATCTTTTAATGGCGGACCAGGTTCTGGATCTGTTTGGATGCATTTAGCATATACAGGACCAAAAATATTAAAGATTGATGACGAAGGATATCCGGTACAACCATATGGCGTAAGTTCAAATCCGCACTCAGTTTTAGACGTAGCCGATATTGTATATGTCAACCCTGTAAACACCGGATACAGCAGAACCATACCTGCAAGCGGAAAGGAAGTTGATAGGGAAAAGTTCTTCGGAATTAATGCCGATATAAAATACTTAGCAGAATGGCTGAACACCTTTGTTACTAGGAACAATAAATGGCGTTCACCAAAGTACATAATAGGTGAAAGTTATGGTGGAACCCGTGTCATGGGTCTTTCATTAGCGCTACAAGAACAACAATGGATGTACCTAAATGGTGTAATCATGGTTTCTCCAGCAGATTATAAAGTAGTCCGTAATTCCGGACCAGTAGCCGAAGCAATAAACCTACCCTATTATACAGCTGCTGCTTGGCATCATAAAATGTTACCGCCAGCATTGCAGAGTAAGGATTTACTAGAAATTTTACCAGAATCGGAAGCATATACCATTGATAAATTAATGCCGGCACTAGCAAAAGGCGGATTTTTAGACACTACTGAAAAAGAAGCTATTGCAGAAAAGATGGCTTATTACTCTGGATTAAACAAAAAAGATATTCTTGATCAAAACTTAGTAGTGCCTACCTCTTTCTTTTGGAAAAACCTTTTAAAAGATAAAAGTGGGTATACTGTAGGTCGCTTAGACTCACGATATCTAGGTATTGACAAACAATTAGCCGGCATGAAGCCAGATTACAATTCTGAATTAACATCTTGGTTACATAGTTTTACACCAGCAATTAATTACTATCTACAAGAGGAACTGAATTTTAAGACCGATGTAAAATATAATCTATTTGGCCCTGTACACCCTTGGAATAATGAAAATGACAATACTAGAGATAACTTAAGATTAGCAATGGCTCAGAACCCATATTTAAATGTTATGATCCAATCTGGATACTACGATGGTGCTACTACCTATTTTAATGCAAAATATACCATGTGGCAAGTAGATCCAAGCGGGCGCATGAAAGATAGGTTTAGCTTTAAAGGCTACCGATCAGGTCACATGATGTATTTAAGAAGAGAAGATTTAAAAACGGCAAATGATGATATTCGTGATTTTATTAAACGTACAGTTGCAACGGATAGAAGTGCGAAATATTAA